The following proteins come from a genomic window of Salvia hispanica cultivar TCC Black 2014 chromosome 4, UniMelb_Shisp_WGS_1.0, whole genome shotgun sequence:
- the LOC125221254 gene encoding probable serine/threonine-protein kinase PBL1, producing the protein MGCFTVLKSKKKKKPEKKIYVKRVNPQEHSPSALPEPQCQTRSLQSAPPSFKTRVKPVQSFNRVSSSRARALSAPSSLDIAEQDALASTEYEEQGESGSHLGSMKEYNSPSPQPLPLPSPRGTNTFKATTSFKMINSSGPLDMSGPLPLPPNPHPTLAVKGIPVNFSYEELASACHNFSPERFMSEGFSSVIYRASFAEDASGSRKLEATVTRLHPCNQGLKEFVNDVNTLASLQHPYLCKLIGFHAREGSDHRMLVYERLFHGSLDRLLYGRSDGPPIDWNSRMKVSLCAAHGLTFLHEEGPFQAMFHEFSTANIQIDKDFSAKLSGYGCISHIPEGDISNDSVAVANLSLETLEKGLLTPKSNVWSFGIVLLELLTGRKNLDSRHPKEERNLVKWSRPFLADDCRLSLIMDPQLKGCFPVKAARTVADIAQRCLLVDPSERPTMRTVVEHLKSVQDMKYTSRFPLQEPGSVSQKDMSRSPSLNGIVTPPTRSNCSPTPPTRPLMTPQSMHALPLALPPRSSSSSYTLEEIDRQESRRSSSSTVCISSVEGF; encoded by the exons ATGGGTTGCTTTACGGTTTTAAAGagtaagaagaagaagaaacccGAGAAGAAAATCTATGTTAAACGTGTTAATCCACAGGAGCATTCCCCGTCTGCATTGCCTGAACCCCAGTGCCAGACACGTTCTTTACAGTCTGCGCCACCAAGTTTTAAAACCAGAGTAAAACCTGTTCAGTCTTTTAATAGAGTAAGCAGTAGCAGGGCACGTGCATTATCAGCACCTTCAAGTCTTGATATTGCAGAACAAGATGCACTTGCATCTACAGAATATGAGGAACAGGGAGAGTCTGGGAGTCATCTTGGGTCAATGAAAGAATATAATTCACCAAGTCCTCAGCCTCTTCCTCTACCGTCGCCCCGTGGCACAAATACTTTTAAGGCTACGacgagttttaagatgatAAATTCTAGTGGCCCGCTTGATATGTCAGGGCCGCTTCCGCTGCCTCCTAATCCACATCCAACTCTGGCCGTTAAAGGAATACCTGTTAACTTTTCTTACGAAGAGCTTGCATCAGCTTGTCATAACTTCTCTCCTGAGAGGTTCATGTCTGAAGGTTTCTCTTCTGTCATCTATCGGGCTTCTTTTGCAGAGGATGCATCTGGATCAAGAAAACTCGAAGCCACTGTAACCCGTCTTCACCCTTGCAATCAG GGGTTGAAGGAGTTTGTGAATGATGTGAATACTCTTGCTTCTTTGCAACATCCATACCTCTGTAAATTGATTGGTTTTCATGCTCGTGAAGGCTCAGACCACCGCATGTTAGTGTACGAGAGGCTATTCCATGGGAGTTTGGATAGGCTTTTATATGGAAGATCAGATGGTCCACCCATTGACTGGAATAGTAGAATGAAAGTTTCTTTATGTGCTGCTCATGGTCTAACCTTTCTACATGAGGAAGGACCCTTTCAg GCGATGTTCCATGAATTTTCAACTGCAAATATACAGATCGACAAGGATTTTAGTGCAAAACTTTCTGGATATGGCTGCATAAGCCACATTCCAGAAGGGGATATCTCCAATGACTCTGTT GCTGTGGCAAATCTTTCACTGGAGACACTGGAGAAGGGTTTACTTACCCCAAAGAGTAATGTCTGGAGTTTTGGTATTGTGCTGCTTGAATTGCTTACGGGCAGGAAAAATCTTGACAGCCGGCATCCTAAAGAAGAGAGGAATCTAGTGAAGTGGAGTCGGCCGTTCCTGGCTGATGACTGTAGATTGTCCCTAATTATGGATCCTCAGCTAAAGGGCTGCTTCCCTGTGAAAGCAGCTCGGACAGTAGCTGATATTGCTCAACGATGTCTCCTAGTAGATCCGTCAGAGAGGCCAACAATGAGAACTGTTGTGGAGCATCTCAAATCTGTACAAGACATGAAGTATACCTCTCGATTTCCTCTGCAAGAGCCAGGATCGGTTAGTCAGAAGGATATGTCAAGATCACCTAGTCTGAATGGGATCGTCACTCCACCTACTAGATCAAATTGTTCTCCTACGCCTCCAACTAGACCACTCATGACCCCTCAAAGTATGCATGCGCTGCCCTTGGCCCTACCTCCTAGATCAAGTTCATCTTCGTATACGTTGGAAGAAATTGATCGACAGGAAAGCCGGAGATCATCATCCTCAACTGTTTGTATATCTAGTGTGGAAGGATTTTGA